The following are from one region of the Zonotrichia leucophrys gambelii isolate GWCS_2022_RI chromosome 1A, RI_Zleu_2.0, whole genome shotgun sequence genome:
- the SLC35E3 gene encoding solute carrier family 35 member E3 isoform X1: protein MGWLPAQGRLAAGLLVNLAASICIVFLNKWLYVRLGFPNLSLTLVHFAITWLGLYLCQALGAFSPKSLQPAQVLPLALSFCGFVVFTNLSLQSNTIGTYQLAKAMTTPVIVVIQSVAYGKTFPLRIKLTLVPITLGVFLNSYYDVKFNVLGMAFATLGVLVTSLYQVWVGAKQHELQVNSMQLLYYQAPMSSAMLLFIIPFFEPVFGEGGIFGPWTLSAVIMVLLSGIIAFMVNLSIYWIIGNTSPVTYNMFGHFKFCITLLGGCLLFKDPLSVNQGLGILCTLFGILAYTHFKLSEQENNKSKLAQRP, encoded by the exons ATGGGCTGGCTGCCGGCGCAGGGCCGGCTGGCGGCGGGGCTGCTGGTCAATCTGGCCGCCTCCATCTGCATCGTCTTCCTGAACAAATGGCTGTACGTGCGGCTGGGCTTCCCCAACCTCAGCCTCACCCTGGTGCACTTCGCCATCACCTGGCTCGGCCTCTACCTGTGCCAGGCGCTCGGCGCCTTCTCCCCCAAGAGCCTCCAGCCCGCGCAGGTGCTGCCGCTGGCCCTCAGCTTCTGCGGCTTCGTCGTCTTCACCaacctctccctgcagagcaaCACCATCGGTACCTACCAGCTGGCCAAGGCCATGACCACGCCGGTCATCGTGGTCATCCAGAGCGTGGCTTACGGCAAGACTTTCCCTCTGCGGATCAAGCTGACCCTG GTCCCCATCACGCTGGGTGTTTTCCTCAACTCCTACTACGACGTGAAGTTCAATGTTCTGGGGATGGCGTTCGCCACCCTGGGCGTGCTGGTGACCTCGCTGTACCAAGTG TGGGTAGGTGCTAAGCAGCACGAGTTGCAGGTAAACTCTATGCAGCTGCTGTACTATCAGGCACCGATGTCCTCAGCCATGTTGTTGTTCATCATTCCCTTCTTCGAGCCAGTCTTTGGAGAGGGGGGAATATTTGGGCCCTGGACACTTTCTGCTGTG ATAATGGTACTGCTGTCTGGAATAATAGCCTTTATGGTAAACTTGTCCATTTACTGGATCATTGGAAATACGTCACCTGTCAC ATATAACATGTTTGGACATTTCAAGTTCTGCATCACCCTCCTGGGAGGGTGCCTCTTATTTAAGGATCCATTGTCGGTTAACCAAGGCCTTGGGATTCTGTGCACACTGTTTGGCATTTTAGCCTACACCCACTTCAAGCTTAGTGAGCAGGAAAACAATAAGAGTAAATTGGCCCAGCGTCCATAG
- the SLC35E3 gene encoding solute carrier family 35 member E3 isoform X2, producing MGWLPAQGRLAAGLLVNLAASICIVFLNKWLYVRLGFPNLSLTLVHFAITWLGLYLCQALGAFSPKSLQPAQVLPLALSFCGFVVFTNLSLQSNTIGTYQLAKAMTTPVIVVIQSVAYGKTFPLRIKLTLWVGAKQHELQVNSMQLLYYQAPMSSAMLLFIIPFFEPVFGEGGIFGPWTLSAVIMVLLSGIIAFMVNLSIYWIIGNTSPVTYNMFGHFKFCITLLGGCLLFKDPLSVNQGLGILCTLFGILAYTHFKLSEQENNKSKLAQRP from the exons ATGGGCTGGCTGCCGGCGCAGGGCCGGCTGGCGGCGGGGCTGCTGGTCAATCTGGCCGCCTCCATCTGCATCGTCTTCCTGAACAAATGGCTGTACGTGCGGCTGGGCTTCCCCAACCTCAGCCTCACCCTGGTGCACTTCGCCATCACCTGGCTCGGCCTCTACCTGTGCCAGGCGCTCGGCGCCTTCTCCCCCAAGAGCCTCCAGCCCGCGCAGGTGCTGCCGCTGGCCCTCAGCTTCTGCGGCTTCGTCGTCTTCACCaacctctccctgcagagcaaCACCATCGGTACCTACCAGCTGGCCAAGGCCATGACCACGCCGGTCATCGTGGTCATCCAGAGCGTGGCTTACGGCAAGACTTTCCCTCTGCGGATCAAGCTGACCCTG TGGGTAGGTGCTAAGCAGCACGAGTTGCAGGTAAACTCTATGCAGCTGCTGTACTATCAGGCACCGATGTCCTCAGCCATGTTGTTGTTCATCATTCCCTTCTTCGAGCCAGTCTTTGGAGAGGGGGGAATATTTGGGCCCTGGACACTTTCTGCTGTG ATAATGGTACTGCTGTCTGGAATAATAGCCTTTATGGTAAACTTGTCCATTTACTGGATCATTGGAAATACGTCACCTGTCAC ATATAACATGTTTGGACATTTCAAGTTCTGCATCACCCTCCTGGGAGGGTGCCTCTTATTTAAGGATCCATTGTCGGTTAACCAAGGCCTTGGGATTCTGTGCACACTGTTTGGCATTTTAGCCTACACCCACTTCAAGCTTAGTGAGCAGGAAAACAATAAGAGTAAATTGGCCCAGCGTCCATAG